The following proteins come from a genomic window of Triticum aestivum cultivar Chinese Spring chromosome 6A, IWGSC CS RefSeq v2.1, whole genome shotgun sequence:
- the LOC123130627 gene encoding uncharacterized protein: MGFEDAESGLIPRVDVGDLLGGDIVVVESVVASIHEARVDCEDLISSEHTTGSMYGEHPGAGRRLLDAMLGEEEAGSYNGASVVVADSNDRPPEDISDATVQRGWRCRGRVRLQLKRLLLDSKD; the protein is encoded by the exons ATGGGCTTCGAGGATGCCGAATCAGG ATTGATTCCTAGAGTTGATGTCGGGGATCTCTTAGGAGGAGATATCGTTGTTGTGGAGTCAGTCGTTGCTTCTATCCATGAAGCTCGCGTGGACTGCGAAGATTTGATTTCCTCTGAGCACACAACTGGCTCTATGTATGGTGAGCATCCTGGCGCAGGGAGGCGCCTTTTGGATGCAATGCTGGGGGAAGAGGAAGCTGGCTCATACAATGGTGCTAGCGTGGTTGTTGCCGATTCAAACGATAGGCCACCTGAAGATATTAGCGATGCAACCGTTCAGAGAGGATGGAGATGCAGAGGGCGTGTTCGTCTCCAACTCAAAAGGCTCCTGCTGGACTCAAAG GATTAG